The DNA sequence ATCTTCGATCGTATGGATCAATTCAGCCGAAAGGTTTTGCGGTGGGTAAACCGCGATCGAGTCGCCCGAGTGGACCCCTGCGCGTTCGATGTGTTCCATGATGCCTGGGATCAGGACGGTTTCGCCGTCGCAGATCGCATCGACCTCCAGCTCTTGTCCGACCAAGTAATGATCGACCAGAACCGGACGTTCAGGGCTGGCCACGACTGCTTCGCGCATGTATTTCTCCAGATCGGCTTGGTTGTAAACGATCTGCATCGCCCGGCCGCCCAATACGTAGGACGGACGCACCAAGACCGGATAACCGATTTCGTCCGCAACTGCGACCGCTTCTTCAACGGTCACGGCTGTCTTGCCGGGTGCCTGCGGGATATCCAGGTCGCGCAACAACTGTTCGAACAGTTTGCGGTCTTCGGCGCGGTCCAGATCTTCCAGGCTCGTGCCCAGGATCTTGACGCCGTGTTTGACCAATTTGTCGGCCAGGTTGATGGCCGTTTGGCCACCGAACTGCACCACGACGCCCAACGGTTGTTCCAGGTCGATGATCGCCATCACGTCTTCTTCGGTCAGCGGTTCGAAATACAGTTTGTCCGAGATCGAGAAGTCCGTCGAAACGGTTTCCGGGTTGTTGTTGACGACGATCGCTTCATAGCCGGCTTCCTGGATCGCCCAAACCGCATGCACGGTTGCGTAGTCGAACTCGACCCCTTGGCCGATGCGGATCGGACCGGAGCCCAAAACGATGACTTTTTCGCGGTCGCTCGGGAAGGATTCCTGTTCCATCTCATACGTGCTGTAGAAGTACGGTGTGAAGGATTCGAATTCGCCCGCACACGTATCCACCATCTTGAAGACAGGCACGATGCCGTTGGCTTTGCGCAACGCGTAGATGTCTTCCGAAGCCATGCCCCACAATTCCGCGATGATCTCGTCGCTGAAGCCGTATTTCTTCGCTTCGCGCAGGATTTCCAAGTCTTTCGGTTCGGCTGCCGCCACTTCCTTTTCCAAGTCGATGATGTGCTTGAATTTGTACAGGAAGAAGTAGTCGATTTCGCTCCATTCGTGGATCGTTTCCGGTGTCACGCCGCGGCGCAACGCTTCACCCAGATAGAACAGACGCTCGTCGCAAGCAACGCGGATATTCTGTTCGATTTCTGCCATCGTCACGGTCTGGCCTTGGTCTTTCGGCAAGGCCAGATGGTTGACGCCGTATTCCAGCGAACGGACGGCTTTCAGCATCGATTCCTCGAACGTATGGCCCATGGCCATGACTTCGCCTGTCGCTTTCATCTGTGTGCCGAGGGTACGGTCGCCCTTTTCGAATTTATCGAACGGGAAACGCGGGATTTTAGAGACGATGTAATCCAAAGCCGGCTCGAAAGCCGCGTAAGAAGTGCCGGTTACCGGGTTCTTCATTTCATCCAAGGTCAAGCCGACAGCAATCTTCGCCGCCATCTTCGCGATCGGGTAACCGGTCGCTTTACTCGCCAATGCCGAAGAACGGCTGACGCGCGGGTTCACTTCGATGATGTAGTAGTCGAACGAGTACGGATCCAATGCCAACTGGACATTGCAGCCGCCTTCGATTTTCAGGGCGCGGATGATCTGCAGCGAGACATCGCGCAGCATTTGGTATTCTTTGTCGGACAAAGTTTGGGAAGGCGCCACGACGACGGAATCGCCTGTGTGGACGCCGACCGGATCGATGTTTTCCATGTTGCAGACCACGATGGCGTTGTCGTTGCTGTCGCGCATCACTTCGTATTCGATTTCTTTGAAGCCGGCGATCGATTTTTCCAGCAGACATTGCGTCACCGGTGAGTAGCGCAAGCCGTTGGCTACGATTTCGCGCAAGTCGGTTTCATTGTGGCAGATGCCGCCGCCGGTTCCGCCCATTGTGAAGGCCGGGCGGACGATCAGCGGATAGCCGATTTCCGCCGCGAAGCTCAAAGCTTCCCCAACGGTGTGGATGATGTCGCTCTCCGGAACCGGCTGATTCAATTCCGCCATCAATTGGCGGAACAGATCGCGGTCTTCGGCTTGTTGGATGGAACTCAATTTCGTTCCCAACAACTCGACATTGAATTCTTCCAATACGCCTGCTTTATCCAATTCCACCGCCATGTTCAGACCGGTCTGGCCGCCCAATGTCGGCAATAAAGCATCCGGGCGCTCCTTGCGGATGATGTTCGTGATGAATTCCACTGAAAGTGGCTCCATGTAGACTTTATCGGCAATTTCAACGTCCGTCATGATTGTGGCAGGATTGGAGTTGACCAAAATGACTTTGTATCCTTCTTCTTTTAAAGCCAAGCATGCTTGCGTTCCGGCATAGTCAAATTCAGCGGCTTGGCCGATGATGATTGGGCCTGAGCCGATTACTAAGATGGATTGAATGTCGGTACGTTTAGGCATGTTGTTTTCCTCCTTGGACTGCTTTCATCATATCTACAAAATGATCGAACAAGTAATTGGCATCGTGCGGTCCCGGTGCTGCTTCCGGATGGTATTGAACCGAGAAGACCGGTTTGGTTTTGTGCTTGACGCCTTCGTTCGTGCCGTCGTTCAAGGCGCGGTGGGTTGCGATCAAGTCTGTTTTGTTCAGGCTTTCTTCATCCACGGCATAGCCATGGTTTTGGCTCGTCAGGCTGATTTTGCCGGTTGCAAGATCCTTAACCGGATGATTTGCGCCGCGGTGACCGAATTTCATTTTGTAGGTTGTCGCACCGCCGGCTAATGAGATCAACTGGTGCCCTAGACAAATTCCGAACATCGGCAGATTTTCCTGCGCAATCAATTGCTTGATTGTTTCGATGGCTTCCGGAACGGATGTCGGATCTCCAGGTCCGTTGCTTAACATGATGCCATCCGGTTTAAAAGCTAAAATTTCGTCTGCGCTTGTGTTCCAAGGAGCCAAAATGACTTCGCAGCCTCTTTTCAATAATTCTGCAAGGATGTTGTCCTTGAAGCCGAAATCAAGCAAGACAACGCGCGGTCCTTCTCCTGCATATTTTTTGATTTCTTTTGTCGAATTCATTTGGATTTCGTCAACCGGTAATTCGTAGGCTTTCAACGATGCCACAATCGCATCCAAGTTGTCCGCATTGCTTACCATTGTGCCGCGCATAACACCGGCATTGCGGATTTTTTTGGTGATGCTGCGTGTATCCACGCCGTAGATTCCTGGTACATCAAATTCCTTCAAAGCTACATCCAATGTTTTGGTGCAGCGGAAGTTGCTTGGATGTTCCGCCAATTCATGCACGACCATCCCTTTCAAGCCCGGATGCACGCCTTCGAAGTCGTCTTCGTTGATGCCGTAGTTGCCGATCAATGGATACGTGAAAGTGATGATCTGGCCTGTGTAGGAAGGGTCGGACAAAGTTTCTTGGTAACCTGTCATCCCTGTGTTGAATACGATCTCTCCGATTGTATCCTTTTCTGATCCGAAAGCATATCCTGGATAGCAGCTGCCATCTTCTAAAACTAAAAATCTACGTTGTTTCATGTTCTTCCTCCTGATTTCTGATTGACAAGGTACATACCTCACGCTTGCATGAAAAATAGGAAAATGTAAAAAAAACACACCTATTATTGGGCGTGTTTCAACGGTTGTTTACATTAATCGTTTCACATGCCTTGTTAGCCTCTCTGTGCTAATTTAAAGACGTTCTGGCCACGCTGTATCCCGTACAGTATTGTGGATTACGTTAATTTTAGACCATTTGCACAAAATTTTCAATTTATTTTTTCGAAAAGTGAAAAAAAGATGAGATTTTTATCTGTTTACGACTTTCAAACACAGAAAAACCCTTGGAAACAAAGGCTTTTGTTCCAAGGGCAATATGCACAGTTTATTTTACGTCCTCTTCGACTTTATCGGCAGGCGTCACTTTATGGACTTCCGGATCCTGCTCATCGGCAGGCGTGAAGTCTTCGACAAAATGGTCGGTGCCATTGTAGATGTCCAGATGATAGAAGCCGTCCTCATAGCGGACGACCGATATGCTGGCATTATCCAGATGGCGCTCGATCGAGAAATCAGGAATGACGGCATGGATCATGTTCCGGATCGTCATCCCGTGGGAAACGATCAGAATGTTTCTTTCGGAATCACGGTGCTCACCGATCAGTTTGATCAAGCCTCGTTCAACGCGTAGCCAAAAAGTCATGTAATCTTCCGCTTCGTGATAAGGATCCATTTCTTTCAACCCATTCAACTCTTCGATGACGGAGCGATGGGCATCATAATTCGGCTCGCCATCCGGGCTTCCCAGGAATTTATTCAGGTTCCCCCAGGTTTCGCTCGCATCCAGCCCTTCAAAAGAGCCGAAGAATATTTCCCTGAATTCGGGCATAGCCACCACTTTCAAATGATCGGCATGCTGGTTTTCTTTCAAAATGATCTGTGCTGTTTCAAATGTACGTCTCAAGTCGCTGCAATAGACCGCATCGAACTTGACATCGCCCAAGCCCGCTCCGCTTCTCATGACATCGCGTCTGCCTCTGGGCGTCAGTGGGGTGTCGGACCAGCCTTGCATCCGATTGTATTTATTCAGATAAGTTTCTCCGTGTCGCATAAAATAAAACGTTACTCCCTTTTTCAAGGTTAACCCGCCTCTCTCAAGCTATTTTCGCAGTAGGATACTTGCTTTCCTTCCCTTATCTTAACAATTTCGGCGGCTGATTGCATCTATTTCATGCAACTATTTGTCGCTGAGCAGATCTTCCACGATTTCGCCGGATTTGTAGGCGCGCAGCAGCTGCTGAAGGTCAATGACTTGCTGGGTCAGCTTCTTGCCGACATCCGTCTGTCTTACCGTCTTGCGCTCCAATTCCTTGTCGACGATGCGTCGGGTCGAAACGATGTCCTTTTCGTTTTCGATGGCATCCTGACGGGAAGTGAACGGTTGATGTGAAACCAGTTGCATCCCGAAGGAGTTGTACAGCAGCGTATAACCGGCCAGCCCTGTCGTATTCTGGTAGGCTTTCGAGAAGCCGCCGTCGATGACGATCAGCTTGCCGTCCGCCTTCAACGGATTCTCGCCGATTTTTTCTTTGACGGGCGTGTGGCCGTTGATGATATGGCCTTTCTTTGGATCCAGGCCGAACTCCTTCAGTATTTTGTAGGACAGTTCCACATTGTCGCGCTGCTCGTAATACAGGTTCTTCTTCTCGACATGGGTTTCTTTGTCGGCGACGTAAAGGCGCTCGAATGTCGTCATCTTATCCTTGCCGAACAGGGACGAAGCTTTGCCTTCCCAAAGATACCAGATCAGATCGAGACTGCGGACGTTGCGTTTCGTTGCTTCCCGATTCAGATAGCCTCTGCGCAGCACTTCTTCATATTTGTCCAGGAGGGCCTTGCCGCTATACTTGACGTTGGCGATCGGTAGCTCCATGAAGCTGCCGTCCGGATTCAGCGGCACACAGCCGTGGAACAACAGATTGTCGTTGTAGCTCAAATACATGCTGCCTTTGCTGAAAAGGAACTGGACATGCTTCTGCAGTCTTTCGGAATTCTGGAAACCGGTCATGAGCCTTTCGACAACCAGTATCTCCTCTTCAGTCAAGCGGTAAGGATCGGCTGGATCGACTGTCGGGAAATAATCGCACAGCAGCGGATAGTCTTTCCCATCCAACTTCACGGTTCCCTTTTCGTAATCAATGAAGTCCAGCACCATCCGGTCGGCCATGTCGAATTCAGGGTGGCGTTTGATGATTTCCCCTTCGAGCTTGAACTGGATGATTGAAATGGCTTGGTTCATTTTGGCGATCTGACGGATTTCTTCCGGGAAAATTTTGCTTTCGTCTTCGGTATTGATTTTCGGCATGAACGGTTCGTAGCGGTCCTCTTTGTAGACCATTTCCGCGAATGTGATCAGCGGACGCAAAGAGATCCCATAAGCATCCTCGATGATTTCCAGGTTGTTGTAACGGGCAGAGATGCGGATGACGTTGGCCATACAGGCTGCCGACCCGCTCGCGGCGCCCATCCAGAGGACATCATGGTTGCCCCATTGGATATCCAGCTCGTGTCCGTCCATGAAGGTGTCGATGATTTTGTCAGGGAACGGTCCTCTGTCGTAGATGTCACCGACAACATGCAGGTGGTCGACGACCAGGCGCTGGATGACATGCGAGATGGCAGCGATCAGTTCTGTCGCGCGGTCCAAGGAGATGACGGTTTTGATGATCTTTTCGTAATAATCCTCTTTGTTCGTCATGATCGTGTCTTTGAAAAGCAGCTCTTCGATGATGTAGGCATAGTCGGCCGGGATCGCCTTTCTGACTTTCGAGCGCGTGTATTTCGAAACGGTGAACGCGCAAAGTTCCGTGATGCGCAACAAGGTCAAGGAATAAAACTCGTTGATTTCCTCTTCGGACTCCAAGCTGTCAACGATCATATCGATTTTGTCTTCCGGGTAGTAGACGATTGTCGCAAGCTGGTTCATCTCGCGGGTGCTCAGTCTTCCCTGGAAAATCTCGCGGATCTTTTCTTTGACGTTCCCGGATCCATTCCTGAGTACATGCTGCACGGCATCGTATTCCCCATGCAGATCGCTGATGAAGTGCTCGGTTGCTTTCGGCAAGTTCATGATGGCTTCCAAGTTGATGATTTCGGTTACTGTTTTTGCTGCTGTCGGATATTCTTTTGCCAGCAATCGGAGATACTTGTCTTTCGTTATCATTACAATTACACCCCTACTTTTTTCATTTCACTCAGAACGGAACCCCGCAAGGCAAACGTTGCTCACAGGATTATCTTTATTTTTCGTGACAAGATGATTACTTCTATCATAGCTTGAATTAAAAAAAAATGATAGACAAGATACAAAAATTACACAATTGGTCACAATTTCGATAGTGTACCTGTCCGGTGAGGCTTGCTTGGGCAAGCCAGATTGTGTACCAACTCCGGTGAGGCCTGCCATATCGGAGTTGGACGCGGATGCCACCGCTCTCCTCCGGCGAAGCCTGCCTCGTCGGAGGTGGTTGCGGATTTTGCCGGTCTCCTCCTGCGAAAGACGGCTTCACCGGAGCTGGCAT is a window from the uncultured Trichococcus sp. genome containing:
- the carB gene encoding carbamoyl-phosphate synthase large subunit translates to MPKRTDIQSILVIGSGPIIIGQAAEFDYAGTQACLALKEEGYKVILVNSNPATIMTDVEIADKVYMEPLSVEFITNIIRKERPDALLPTLGGQTGLNMAVELDKAGVLEEFNVELLGTKLSSIQQAEDRDLFRQLMAELNQPVPESDIIHTVGEALSFAAEIGYPLIVRPAFTMGGTGGGICHNETDLREIVANGLRYSPVTQCLLEKSIAGFKEIEYEVMRDSNDNAIVVCNMENIDPVGVHTGDSVVVAPSQTLSDKEYQMLRDVSLQIIRALKIEGGCNVQLALDPYSFDYYIIEVNPRVSRSSALASKATGYPIAKMAAKIAVGLTLDEMKNPVTGTSYAAFEPALDYIVSKIPRFPFDKFEKGDRTLGTQMKATGEVMAMGHTFEESMLKAVRSLEYGVNHLALPKDQGQTVTMAEIEQNIRVACDERLFYLGEALRRGVTPETIHEWSEIDYFFLYKFKHIIDLEKEVAAAEPKDLEILREAKKYGFSDEIIAELWGMASEDIYALRKANGIVPVFKMVDTCAGEFESFTPYFYSTYEMEQESFPSDREKVIVLGSGPIRIGQGVEFDYATVHAVWAIQEAGYEAIVVNNNPETVSTDFSISDKLYFEPLTEEDVMAIIDLEQPLGVVVQFGGQTAINLADKLVKHGVKILGTSLEDLDRAEDRKLFEQLLRDLDIPQAPGKTAVTVEEAVAVADEIGYPVLVRPSYVLGGRAMQIVYNQADLEKYMREAVVASPERPVLVDHYLVGQELEVDAICDGETVLIPGIMEHIERAGVHSGDSIAVYPPQNLSAELIHTIEDYTIRVAQGLNTIGLVNIQFVISDGVVYIIEVNPRASRTIPFLSKVTGIPMAKLATKGILGLKLKDMGYKTGLVPSKSGVYVKMPVFSFSKLKKVDTVLGPEMKSTGEIIGKDVNLPKALYKGFIASGVHVPDYGTALMTVSDKDKQEIIPLAKRLISLGYHIVATTGTGKALEAEGIKVDVIEKINENSNDILDAIRDGRINLVVNTMTEGKTSETDGFLIRREAVENNIPCLTSLDTAEALLQAMETIHFQLEDMSK
- the carA gene encoding glutamine-hydrolyzing carbamoyl-phosphate synthase small subunit, with translation MKQRRFLVLEDGSCYPGYAFGSEKDTIGEIVFNTGMTGYQETLSDPSYTGQIITFTYPLIGNYGINEDDFEGVHPGLKGMVVHELAEHPSNFRCTKTLDVALKEFDVPGIYGVDTRSITKKIRNAGVMRGTMVSNADNLDAIVASLKAYELPVDEIQMNSTKEIKKYAGEGPRVVLLDFGFKDNILAELLKRGCEVILAPWNTSADEILAFKPDGIMLSNGPGDPTSVPEAIETIKQLIAQENLPMFGICLGHQLISLAGGATTYKMKFGHRGANHPVKDLATGKISLTSQNHGYAVDEESLNKTDLIATHRALNDGTNEGVKHKTKPVFSVQYHPEAAPGPHDANYLFDHFVDMMKAVQGGKQHA
- a CDS encoding fructose-1,6-bisphosphatase, with the protein product MITKDKYLRLLAKEYPTAAKTVTEIINLEAIMNLPKATEHFISDLHGEYDAVQHVLRNGSGNVKEKIREIFQGRLSTREMNQLATIVYYPEDKIDMIVDSLESEEEINEFYSLTLLRITELCAFTVSKYTRSKVRKAIPADYAYIIEELLFKDTIMTNKEDYYEKIIKTVISLDRATELIAAISHVIQRLVVDHLHVVGDIYDRGPFPDKIIDTFMDGHELDIQWGNHDVLWMGAASGSAACMANVIRISARYNNLEIIEDAYGISLRPLITFAEMVYKEDRYEPFMPKINTEDESKIFPEEIRQIAKMNQAISIIQFKLEGEIIKRHPEFDMADRMVLDFIDYEKGTVKLDGKDYPLLCDYFPTVDPADPYRLTEEEILVVERLMTGFQNSERLQKHVQFLFSKGSMYLSYNDNLLFHGCVPLNPDGSFMELPIANVKYSGKALLDKYEEVLRRGYLNREATKRNVRSLDLIWYLWEGKASSLFGKDKMTTFERLYVADKETHVEKKNLYYEQRDNVELSYKILKEFGLDPKKGHIINGHTPVKEKIGENPLKADGKLIVIDGGFSKAYQNTTGLAGYTLLYNSFGMQLVSHQPFTSRQDAIENEKDIVSTRRIVDKELERKTVRQTDVGKKLTQQVIDLQQLLRAYKSGEIVEDLLSDK
- a CDS encoding histidine phosphatase family protein, translating into MRHGETYLNKYNRMQGWSDTPLTPRGRRDVMRSGAGLGDVKFDAVYCSDLRRTFETAQIILKENQHADHLKVVAMPEFREIFFGSFEGLDASETWGNLNKFLGSPDGEPNYDAHRSVIEELNGLKEMDPYHEAEDYMTFWLRVERGLIKLIGEHRDSERNILIVSHGMTIRNMIHAVIPDFSIERHLDNASISVVRYEDGFYHLDIYNGTDHFVEDFTPADEQDPEVHKVTPADKVEEDVK